A genomic window from Pseudomonas alcaligenes includes:
- a CDS encoding DMT family transporter, with translation MRFDKTFWGACASTTLFVLLWSSGAIFSRLGLDHASAFAFLTLRFILALGVLLLVGALARSWLPARGQRLRTAGTGLLMVGGYSICYLLALDQGITPGVLATLLGVQPILTLMLLERRFAALRLAGLALALLGLVLVVWQSIGLARFSVAGTGYALGALLCMTLGAIAQKGLSQSPLQALPLQYGVSLLLCGLFLPFQRFTVDWSLDFLVPLLWLGLVISVVAQLLLYRLIRAGNLVNVTSLFYLVPGVTAAMDYLFLGNAMSGLSLVGMAAIVLGLLLVFRPQRSALASTQPAGQARPS, from the coding sequence ATGCGTTTCGACAAGACCTTCTGGGGCGCCTGCGCCTCCACCACGCTGTTCGTCCTGCTCTGGAGCAGCGGCGCGATCTTCTCCCGCCTGGGCCTGGACCACGCCTCGGCCTTCGCCTTCCTGACCCTGCGCTTCATCCTCGCCCTCGGCGTCCTGCTGCTGGTCGGCGCCCTCGCCCGCAGCTGGCTACCGGCACGCGGCCAGCGCCTGCGCACGGCCGGCACCGGCCTGCTGATGGTCGGCGGCTACTCGATCTGCTACCTGCTAGCGCTGGACCAGGGCATCACCCCCGGGGTGCTGGCGACCCTGCTCGGCGTGCAACCGATCCTCACCCTGATGCTGCTGGAACGGCGCTTCGCCGCCCTGCGCCTGGCCGGCCTGGCGCTGGCCCTGCTCGGCCTGGTGCTGGTGGTGTGGCAGAGCATCGGCCTGGCGCGCTTCTCCGTGGCCGGCACCGGCTACGCCCTCGGCGCGCTGCTGTGCATGACCCTCGGCGCCATCGCCCAGAAGGGCCTGAGCCAGTCGCCGCTGCAGGCGCTGCCGCTGCAGTACGGGGTCAGCCTGCTGCTGTGCGGGCTGTTCCTGCCGTTCCAGCGCTTCACGGTGGACTGGTCGCTGGACTTCCTGGTGCCGCTGCTGTGGCTGGGCCTCGTCATCTCGGTGGTGGCGCAGCTGCTGCTGTACCGGCTGATCCGCGCCGGCAACCTGGTCAACGTCACCAGCCTGTTCTACCTGGTGCCGGGGGTGACGGCGGCGATGGACTACCTGTTCCTCGGCAACGCCATGAGCGGCCTGAGCCTGGTGGGCATGGCGGCCATTGTGCTGGGCCTGCTGCTGGTGTTTCGCCCGCAGCGCAGCGCGCTGGCCAGCACGCAGCCCGCAGGCCAGGCACGCCCGTCCTAG
- a CDS encoding GFA family protein, producing the protein MERFKGGCLCGSVRFVAQGRPYRVGLCHCLDCRKHHGTLFHASAIFPQSALAITGETRDYAGRHFCPRCGSSVFARSADEVEVGLGALDEIDQLRPTYELWTLRREAWLPAFALARHYERDRDGGSRFEA; encoded by the coding sequence ATGGAACGATTCAAGGGTGGCTGCCTGTGCGGCAGCGTGCGGTTCGTGGCGCAGGGCCGGCCCTATCGGGTCGGCCTGTGCCACTGCCTCGACTGTCGCAAGCATCACGGCACGCTGTTCCATGCCAGCGCGATCTTTCCGCAAAGCGCACTGGCAATCACCGGCGAAACCCGCGACTACGCCGGCCGGCATTTCTGCCCGCGCTGCGGTTCATCGGTGTTCGCCCGCAGCGCGGATGAGGTGGAAGTCGGCCTGGGCGCCCTGGACGAAATCGACCAGCTGCGCCCGACCTACGAGCTGTGGACCCTGCGCCGCGAGGCCTGGCTGCCGGCCTTCGCGCTGGCGCGGCACTACGAGCGAGACCGCGACGGCGGCAGCCGCTTCGAGGCCTAG